Part of the Chaetodon trifascialis isolate fChaTrf1 chromosome 1, fChaTrf1.hap1, whole genome shotgun sequence genome, AGCAGGAGGGCTGCAACTATTGACTATTCtctttatcaattaatctgttgattaaaCAGTTTGTTAATTGTTAATTGTTAAAACTATATCATTATCACTATCACACTACCCATTGTAGTTTTCCAGAAGTCTCTTCAGACTCCCTCCttttgtcaaaaaacaaaacaagattaaattaaattgatacaaaacaaagaaaaacaacaaattatctttttttgttgAGAGTTGAATTAAATGATTATTCAATTATCAATTGCTTAAATTAAAATTGAGCTTTAATGAATTTTGTTaactttggagggagcagggctagctgtttccccctgctgccagtatttgtgctaagctaagctaagctaagctaagctaaccgtctgcTGATGTAGCCTCTTATGTAAAGGACGGATGAGAGTGGTATAAATGGTGGTaacatttgtatgtgtttgGAAACATGCCAGTTCGTGTGCTCAGGAATGTGTTGGACATGTTAATGACCCTCATGTGATACAATCATGTTATATCTGAGAAGAATGAGTCCCGACGAGCAGAGTTGTTGGCCTcacagacagcacacactgcagcatgaaaTCAATGTCTTACAATGCAATGTGAATGTGAGGTGGCTGCATCTGACACACATTACAGCAAGACAAAGCGGATGACACCGTGCAGTATTCAACTCAAAACATATTTGAAATCCTTTcaatttgaaatatttctcagtcaatcaatcatcaGGCGCTTGAGAGGATTTCAAACCAGGCCATTCTGGTGAGTGCGGTGTGAGTTAACATGCAGTCGTAGTGTTGAGGTTAGATTACTGGTGAGGCAGGGTAGGGCGCGGGAGGCTGGTGTTGTACCATAGGCGAGGCGACTACAGGTAGGACTTTGACAGCTGAGTTGTGCTTTAAGCTATTCTTAGAGctaaagagagggaaaaggctTTTCTTGATGCTGGGGTTCCTCCCGTCCTCCATGTCCGTCTGTGGAGCAGAAGACGCACAGCCACAACTCTGAACACAAATCTCTGAGAGCAAGCAGAATAACTGCTGCAGCACCTGATGCACAACCATCTGAAGAGATACCACTTAACACCAGATACAGAGGACAAAATCAATCATAGCATGAAGATTTGATTCTTGATAAACAGGGGAGACACCAGAGTGGGTGGGAATTCAGACCCGcattaaaggataattctgttttattacaaCTTGTGCCTTATATTTTGCCCATCATTTCTATCTGTTATAATACAATTGTACTATCCAAAGTAATTGACATGGCGACATCTCTGTGATGAAGTCTGACAGGGCAAGAAATGAATGCTAAGATCATACAGGCTGCAAAAAGTCAACATTTATACCAAGTTAAAACCAAAAGTGTTTCCAAAATGTTAGTAATTATAATAACAAGCTGGTAATGGCACAGGAAAACtagctgtgtttccattattttcagtcattttcagtgTGCACATTAAAAAGTGTAGAAgtagaaaacaacaacaaaaaaaggccaaatatggaaaaaaaacgTTTTAAAACTTGCCCGTTGTGCATTGATAAATAGAAAATTCAACCTACTGCAATGAAATCAGACTAATTATAAAACATATGACTCTCTTCTGGAGAGACAAAAAAggcagcagacaaaaacattgGATATATGTGGACGGATGAGGAGACTTTAATCTGTGAATTAATGGCATGGAACATCTTAAACTCCTAATTTTCCCTTAACTATAGTGGCTGAAAACATGCATTAATTCACTTTTTTTCCAAATTTGTGAAAATATGGTTAAGATTTGTGCTACATTTGGATGAAAACTTGACTAGTTCAGCCAATCGATGTTGAGGTAGAAGCAAGTCTTTAAACTGTTTTGAACGGACAGTTCGGATAATTTTACCAGTCACCATCTCACTGCTCGTGCTTCTTGGCCCGTCAGACTTCATATTGAGCAAAAGTCGCCATATTTCCCTGATTTTGGTATTTAGTTTAGTGAGTCCAATGGTATTACTTCAGATATGAATGATGGCagaaactatgaaaataagacccaCATTGTAATAAACCAGAACGACCCTTTGGTGGCAAATATCTATTCACACAGTAAGCTCGTTACTTCCAAATGCACTTACGTACTACACACTAAAATAATCTTTATAGACAACGGAAACAACATCAAACCCAAgaaaatatctgtgtgtgtgctgaaggaAACAACAGGTGACGACTTAAATGATCTTACTATttgtgtcttcttctttttctttttaatggctCTGAAGAAGCCttgcttttccttctctttggtGGGCTCTGGAGGATTCATGACCATCGCTTCTGCGGCAGTCCTACAAGGCAAATGTGGAAAATTGCTCCGGTGACTCATGTCTGAAATTACAAGCTCAAGATTAAATCGTGACTTCTTCTCAGAGGTGTCTCAAATGCTAGGGCAAAAACTAAATAGATAATGTGATGACTGgaacacattcacatgcatacAAAAGACACTAAAATAAGACCAGCGGCACGGTGGTGGACTGTAACGGATGTTTGACTCATTCTGAATTTTAAGTTTTCAATTTTAAGTTAGCTAACGACTATTCAAATTATTCACCTCGAAACCAAATAATTTGAAGTTGTGcataatgtaaaaaatacataaaaaaatataatttcttGTTAGCTTAATATTAAATTTGCACTCTAATGGTTCATCATGACAATAAATatcataataaaaacaataaatattgCTTTTTTTCAATTAAAGTGATTAAACTGATCTTGAAGATTTTcctttaaataaatgtctgtgaaGTCACAATCCATCGACGAATGAGGTCACACAATGGTGACTGAGATAGCCCACTGATGAAATACTGCAATATTTATAAAGTTGCAGTATTACAAACTGGATGTTGGTCTCGACATTACTGGAAAAAATGCTGTATTACATTTATGCaaatttcagctgcagcttcaaagCATTTAAAAGCATTTCACAGTCAAAACATGACTTTAGTTATGAGGtagtcacaggaaatgcagtgtGTCAGTGAGATTAGCATTTGTGCTGCTATTGTTCGGCAAAAATGCATCTACAAGACAAGACAGcataattgtgtgttttgagtgcagatcacttttaaatatttcaggGAGTAAtggaagaggaaggagcagcTACAGTGAGCTGTAGATgaaggctgcacacctccaacttcgCAGCCAGCTAGCCAACTCCTGCTGTCCACAGACTCATTCTGTGTGCAGCATGAAATCAGTTCACGGCtgctcacagaatgatggaaaatggACAATTATTGCCTAACTTCTTTATTAAAACAGCAATATCTTTTTCTGCCCTCAGAATTATGTGACCTGTGGTATTAAACCACATTTGCAGTTACCACCACTAACAGCAGGTGTCGCCAAATCAGCCTTCGAGGGCGCCGCTTTAAATGGCCACATGTATGACATGTAAGTGCtctcattcacttcattcagtCTGTGATGCCTTACAGCAGCGTCACCAGCACTCCTTAAAATCTAATGGATCTTAATTGGTGTTGTGACAGACTTCATGTGACAGCAGGAGAAACACTAGAGTGTGATCTGGTGGCTGAAAGTCCATATTTAGCATGAAAAAGATAAAAGACAAAGCATCCATTTTAATTGTCCTTCATCATTCGGCGTCTACTCGTGAATGTTGCACTCTAGAAGCTCATTTTAAGCTTCGGTTTCCTTGACACAACACTGAATGTATATCTACTGTAGCGCTGCCTGACGTTACCGTTACCAAAAAGTAACTTCTCACCAGTCAAAAGCCGTCTGGCGTTTGGCATGGTTGGCCATGGCAACAGGGTCTACGGGTCCAACAGGTACGACCGGCCCTCGACCCTGCCCGACACCGTcatggaaagaggaggagttATCTGGTCTGGGGGAGGggactgcagagaaaagagaattAAGCAGTTTTTGTTGGTCAGTTTTAAAGAGGCAATCTTCTTTGGATTAATTAATCTATGAGGTTTAATGTATCCTGAGAGTTCATTCGTAGTGTTTTTTTAGCTGCATgtaaatttcccaaaatgtctacCTGATCTATTTAAAGCCAAGTTGATATCAGCCTCTTTTATGACAGATCACTCCTTGTATAATGGTTAAACACGATGCACAGTGACAAGTGTAGCAAGAACCCTTATTCTTTGATTCTACCTGACATTTACTATTAATCTGTCAGAAAGCATGAAGTTTATGTGTCAAGCTAATTTTTCCAGAGCAGCTCTCTTGTCGTATGTCACCTTTAAAGTGTAAAagtatgtttttcatttaaaagttTCCTTTTGGTCCTTGTCAAGTTAAGTTAcgttaagttaagttaagttaagttaagttaagttaagttaagttaagttaagttatTCCCTGTCTTTATTTGCCCCCCAAAAACTAAACATGTAGAAGACTAAACTTCAAGAAGTCAGGAGGTCGGTTCAAAGGCGTTAAACCTTCCTGTTTCCCACAGCCTTtcaataattagcaaatgttagcatgctaacacgctaaactaagatgggGAATATGGTAAACAGTATACCTGATGGACAGAACATGCTAGCACATACTGACATTcgctcaaagcaccactgtgccgaagtgcagcctcacagagctgctagcgtggctgtagactctcattcttctttattgtgtttattctcttttattccatttgtgcttttttttttaatctccttttctctcctgttcTTTTTATATGCATCTTTTTATGCTGCCTTGTATTCCTTTCATAGCTTATCTTCGTGGCTCATTCTATGTGAAGTAGGACACTGTCGTTTGGTGGTTGCTGTTCCTCACCTCGGTAAAAGCTGCCTACTCTCCGCGGCATGGACTCAGTGAAGATCATCCGGTTCTCCTTGGAGGAACCTCCGTCCTCACCATGGGGGTCGTGATACATGCCCACCTAAGAGACATGCAACGtcacgcagacacacaaacgcacaaatacaaacatggaCACAGGACCATACGTAGTTCCTCAGTGTCTTCAGCTTTGTGATTGATAATCTCCATTTAATCTCACGTCATTGCTTATCATTAGCTATCGCAGCCTTTGCTGGCTCACGTCACAAGACATTCGGGACAATCTTAGAGCTTTTCAGTGAGGTTACATTTATACCAGCGACAACGTGCAGTGATGCTGTTGACCTGAGTAGAAACAGAAAGAGCTATGGGAGCCAGCGGTCAGAAGAGCTACTGGCTGTGTTGGGTGAACTGGTTGGAGGTAGGGAGGAGTCAGGGGGTCGGACCTCGTTTTTTGAGCGCTGTGtatgaaaagcagcagtgttgtCCCGCGTAGAGTCTTTGATGGGGGCACAAGGGTGGCTCATGTCTTTAGGGGACTGCTCACTCTGTTGAGAAGACGGACAGGCGCAGGTCAAAGCAGACTGGAGAAGCAGCGTGAAGCAGAGGCAATGATAATGTGAGACAGCGACAGTCCctgcacacataaaaacactgactacaaatacattgtttttaagAAAAGAGTCACCCTTCGACACTTCCACTCTTTAAGatcttgaatgtgtgtgtatgcatgcaccTGATTTTCACCAACCTGCCTCACCATCTCCTGCTGCAGTCAAGTCCAATATCTCCAAGATTCACTTTCAACACTTCCTGCTCAAAAAGCATTAACTTGTGATGTTTGGATGCGGCTTTTGATTGTAGATGGAGAGCTTGAGTGATTCAGCAATGACACATTTTGCAATACTTCCTTTAAACTCAACATCTTGCAGTGAATACTGATCTCTTAAGGCTCCTGTACTGTCTGAGATGTTGAGTTAAAATGTCACTTTCCAataaaaaagagtaaaaaatgcCTCCTGCTTGCTACATAAAGATGGGGGAGAGAAGGGAAGACATTTAGTAAAAGGCtccaccaggtgagctacctggGCGCCCCAAGTGTTGCTCTGTTCAAAAGGATGGCACAGATGTGTTGTTATTGATTGCAAAGCTGCAAAAGGACAAATGGTGAGTGTTCATGTGATGCAAAAGCATCTGATAATCAGAGAGCCAAACTGTAGCCTGCAGCAGCCTTTTTCCAGAGCTCTGTTTTGCAGCAAAATTACATTGAAGCCTGGCACTGTTGTATCGCTTATCCCGTGGCTGCAGCGAGTGCGGGCCGACATGGTTAACTGGTAAGTTTATATGTCTCATCTTTCATCTGTTGACTGCatccaaacaaatctgcagtgtgCTACATTACATTAGGCGATGTTAGCCTGCCAAGTTACATGATGACAGATGTCAAATGATGAAAGAAGTTCTGAACGTTACAGAAAACTTCACGTGACTTTGAGATTGTCGACGAAAGAAGCATATCATGATAAAGCCTATCATAAACTGCTAGCATAGCATTAGCAGGATAATTCAGGGGCATATGGCGTGTGGGAGAGGTTTTCCTTCAGGGCTTTCTGCCTGGCAGGTATACTCAGATCCGTGCATatcaaatgaaggcaaaggtgtagaGTTACCTCTCAGCCAACATAAGGCATGGAGGGATttttctcatgaaaaaaaaaaaaaaaaatgtaagtttGATGAACAGATATGAACTTTTAGGGGTTTAAAAATCAATAACTGGAGAGGAAATTTAAGCTTGTATTTTTCCAGTTTCCCCTTTTGACATTAATGAAGTTATCTCTTTAAGAAAAATATTGGCTAATTAATTACACCTAATAACGGTATAACTTACAACATACTCTTGCATGAGACATTGTCTTTTGTCTACCGACAATCAAACTGAAAGTTCAACCAAACACAGATGCTGCTGTTACCATGGCGATGGCAACAGTTTCGACGGCGTCTGCTgccagaaaagaggaaaactaACATGGTATTCATCCTCTAAAAGCCTGTTCAACCATTGTCTCTTTGTCAGATCAGGGCTGAagccaggattttagaaatactgcGGTCATGAGCTCAAATTCCTCCAGCATAATCCCACCAGCCCAAGAAATATTTGAGCAGCCAGCAATAGAAATCAATATGGaaaaaagttggaaaaaaatgttaatcACTTAAATTAGCTGGGGATTTTTTAATAACAGTATTCTGGCCCAATGTTTTAGCTGTGGTAGACCATGTGCTGTTTATAGTTAACTACATCACTATATGTTATAATGGACCCCTAATTAGCGTCATTAAGGTCAGTATTTTAGGGTGAATCTTTCCTTTAACCACCAGCACACTCACAGCACTGTCTGCCACTAACCCTCGTCATGTCGTCAGTGCAGTCCTCTCTTGAAGAGCTCACTGAGTGGCCAGTGAGGGTGGTCCGGTGCTGCAGTTGGggggagaggagctgcaggctaCTGGCACGTGTCGGTATCGCCTGCCCCGGTGGAGGCAAGCCCGCCATCCCACCCTCGACCCCGTGTGGTCGGTGGCGCTCCCTCCTCACGTACATGGAGTGGCGTTGAGGCCGTTGctgagaggagaagggggaggtaTAGCCCAGGCCGTAATGATAAGACTCATGTGGAGAAGGCAGAGTGTGGGTGGAGGGCATTCCCCCTCCTCCTGGGTCTAAGAGCTCCGGAGCACCAGCCTCCTCTGGAGAAGAGCGAAAAGATCAagtttgattattttcatcGTAGATTATTCTATTAGTTTGTTCTTATTAAACGTTCAACCCGTAAAACTGTACGATTTACACAGATCTATAAAATAAAGCTGAtaatcctcacatttcagaaaCTGGAATCAGCATCTAAATATTTCACATTCTGACAACTTAACTGAttaataaatgatcaaaattgttgtcaaatgttttatttatatttactcATCAATTAACAAAGAAATAGTTTCAACACTACATGTCCAGGTTGTCATTTGAGCCACATCAGCCACTACATTTACTGTACAGCACCAAtcatacaaacagaaaatatgaagcCTGTGATGGAGCTAATTTCATTCAGTTCAATTGATTCACAGTCTTATACTGACCATGCACAGTGTTATTTAACCGTAACACTCCTGACAGGaatctcctgctgctgcatgttGATTTACTGCATCTTTACTTTAATGCTACCAATAAAATGCATGTCAGGGTAATGCGAGAGCTCAACTTATCAAGCTGAAAataagtcattatttgcattaatcaaaaaacaaaacaaaacacctgATTTTAGATTATGCATAGCTGGAGAAAATTTACTATGCTAACAACAAGCAGCCAAGGGAAAtaccaaaaactgcagttcttcgaatggccacttgaggctggctaCAAAAGAGAGgcaatccccatagacctccatattaaaatgcccgACTTTATACTTTATAACTTTATAACAGAAATATTTtcagcaaagtaaaaaaaaaaaccaaacaaatcttctctatagctaatttctctcattcatgacaactgtacAGGGGTAAATGTTTACATAACTCACTCGATTCAATtatatattaaggcttaaagttctGCATAATTTTGGGCAGCCCTGCGATCGGCTcgcgaccggttcagggtgtaccccgcctctcgcccgttgacagccgagataggctccggcccccccgcgaccccgaaaggcataagcggcatagaaaatggatggatggatggatggatggataattttGGGCATGGctgttttgagtgacagctagtcgctaggtttcagcaaccaggcttcattcggcCTCAGCTCCACACACGCTCCACCTCTTGACCCATCCCTGGATTAGCAGGAGTTTGCTGGGGTCAGGCAAAGTCTGGCTTTTGTttggcggctgtggctcaggaggtagagcggttgtCCGCCTATCAGGAGGTCAATGGTTCGATCCCAGGCCTCAGCAATCCACATGCCGAAGTGCCAAATTCAATTTTCCATTCTTAATTCAGTGGACAATGAAGTTGAGTGGACACCCATGAATACAAATTTGACTCTTAAACTCACCTGGTGCTAAAGATTTATGTCTGGATTTGTGTCTGGATGAGGAGTCCAGCGTGCTGCTCTCCATGCGGACGTTGCCGCTGCTACGAGAGGCGGGGCTGTGCCCGGATCGATCGCTGTGTCGAGTAGAGGGGCTGCCAGGTGGTCCTGGAGGACCTGAAGGGGCGTTGAGGTCTAAACAGCTGGTGGGGAAGAAGCGGGCACCGGGTCCCACCCCTGCTGTCGTGTTGGAGTTTGGGTCGTCCGGGTGGAGTCGACCATCGCTGAGGTTCCCCACAGATTTGGCGTCACTCAGCGCGCTGTGGCTCTTGGACAGGCTGAGATAGGAGGCTGAGCTCTTAGAAGAGGAGGACATGGATCCGTGTGCAGAGTCGGCCATGCTGTGGGCATGTCGGTGTTGTTTCTCGGCTCCAGACTGCAGTGTGTTGGTCTTGCCTTCCAGGAAGTTGTGGCGGccggcctgctgctgctgttgctgctgctgctgctgagcgcGCGAGGAGCTGGGTTTCCCGTGGCCGTACTTCGCCCCGTGTCCCTGGTCTGGCAGCTTTGGGGAAGGTCCCAAGCTGAAATCGAACTCTGTCTTGCCTTTGGCTTCTTTGGGACTGAGGAGGTGTGGCAGGTTGTTGTTAGCCAGGTCTTTGTTGGATGAGGCAGAACGATTGAGGGTCTGGGACATGTACTGGCCCTTTGGGTGGAGCGTAGGACTTAAACTGGATGGGGGCGGTTTGTTACCATTGAGGAAACTCTTGTTGCTGAGGTGATGGAGGTCCCCATGTCGAGGGAGGCTGGAGCATTCTTTGCTGTTGGAGCGACGGCTCGTGCTCTTAGTGTGACTCCTGGAGGGGCAGAGGGACGAACAGACTGTTTATTATTTTGGTTTATCATTTTATTAGGCTTCATCTTAAAATCCTAAACTGTTTGGCTGGAAATTATCTCTGTTTTTGTGAACGTTGCACAAATCTACCCTTAAAATGATCCCTAATGAAATCAAACTGTCTCAGCTCTTAATCTAACAATCCTATGACTGTTTTATCTAAGAACTGCTCAAACTGCCTCAGAAACAGGCTGGGGCCATTGAGCCAAGAGCcaatttgtactttttttcttctaaaaGGGCACATTTTACAGTATTATGGCTCCTTTTACTGTATACCGTGATAGAGGATCCTCTCCACATCGTCCAGCTCTAGTTCCAGCGTTTACTAAGTGGGATTCAAAGCGGTGATTGTTAGATTGACAGATACAAGCTGTGGCAGAGTCTCACCTCGTAGGAACTGTGTTCTCTCCATGGTGGTGTGTTTTCCTCTTGGAGGAGCGCGGCGGGTTGGGAGACGCAGGGGGAGgccgctctctctctgcctgcctcagAGGCTGGAAGGCCGGATGGTTCAGACTCTGCTCCGTCAGGTAACGCTCAGTGGGgtttagcagcagcaggttcTGATGGAGGGAATTTATTTCACTGGCTTATATCTCAAACTTTATCGATGCAAATCATTGGTGGATAGATTAAGGGAGGATAACACATCATGTCCATGTGAATTCCAGACTGCTTAGAGAATTTCTTGGTGTTTTACCTTCATCAGATCCAACATCAAACCACTCAAGATGCCCTGGTACCTTCTCTCCAAAGTCTGAGGATGAGTAACAGAGGgaaactggcacacacacatgcacacgcacgcacgcacacacacaagcactggATCAAATTCATATCCAAATTGAACTTTGCTGTGTATTCAAAATTACTATTAGGATTTCCAGCGTACTACAGGAGATGTTCCTGCCAGTAAACAAAAGTAGCTCTCTAGTTCAAATCACACAGAAATCTATCACTGGATCACACTAAACAAACtaccgaacacacacacacaaagtctttTCTTCGGCCTTCTGGGACATTTTCTCTTGCTGCTAAACTGAACACCAACCACCTATCTCATGAGTCATACCAATCCACTCAGTCATGGTGCTGGGAACAGTGCcacaaaagagaaacagagagagagagagagctgcagagagaaggaaaggaggtaacaacagagaggaggaggagaaagaagaagaagtgactGTAGAGGGGATAAAAGATAAACCTTTCCTACCCTGATGCCATGAAAACGAGGGTTGTTGTAAAAGAGCTTCATCTGTTCTGCAGGAAGTGGCCCCAAAACCTTCTGAATGGTGAAGAGCTGGagacaaaataaagcagcatcaTAATTAATAGTGACCGTAGACTTATCTGCATTCGTTCACCAACAAGATGTCTGTGGTATGAACAGTGTGTGTAAGACTCTCCTTCAGCATTATCTGCAATATTTAAGAGCATTTTAAATACAGCTGCAAAAAAACTACATGGACATTAACATCAAAGTATATTCTTGACCTTGACCACGCTGCGGGTGGCAAAATGTAACGGTCCATTTAGTGCACACATTTAGATGTCCgattgttttgtcagtttatttgtcttttattgaCTTTCAGTCTTAACCTTTAAGTCAACACGGGCAGGAAGTCCTTAAAGTGCTCAGAAAATGGAATCTGAACATCTGCAGTTCATTTCCATAAAAACGGGGCCGGAGTTGCACCGATTCAATCAATCTATGAACCCGCAGTGACTGATGTTTTTGTCCACTtggggcagcacaacaagccGTATGCAATAGATAGACATACTGTCATCTTAGAAATTCTATATggcaaacatgttagcaaacagtggcttatttccacatccagcagcatttatttggagtgTTTGAGTCCACTGGTTGAATATAAGTCCAGTGttctctctccttttagctcACCAGTCTTCTCCACCAACTCCAACCAAAGGAGAAAGAGCTTTATttactgctgcaggtgagagcgAGCAAACCAGGAACATTGTAGTCTGCAAAAAAATGACTAGACTTGTTTAGTCagtaaaatgtcacaaaataaaggcaaaatgccGATCATCAGAGCCCACCATGTTGTCCTCCAATTGCTTACCAACCCCGATACCAAAAAATGGTGTGGTTATCGAGTggccaatcatgatactatcacctgttaccgatgaacctgtttacctgtggaatggcCCAGCTTTCTTGAAATCGAGCTTGTATTTAGTCTGACCCATGTGCGCTAAAGACATGCACATCTGTCCTGTCCAGGTGCTCAGTCTGTCAGTTTTAACTtacacaaattcacacattcatgctgTTAAATGCTACCTTTAAAATGTCTATTTTATCACATTAGAAAAAACTTTTCAAGGGACCATTTATTTTGTCCTTAAAAACACTAAGAGACTCATTTTATAAAGAcatgagatgaagaaaagctgcaaatcttCAGAGTGGAGAAGCTCGAATCTAccaacatccatccattcattgtCTAtactgactatccctttccggggttgtgggggggctggagcctatcctagctgtcaacaggcgagaggtggggtacacccaCCAActgatcacagggcaacatatacacactcacactcacacactcacacacactctaaggacaattttagagtcaccaattaacctaatgagcatgtttttggtctgtgggaggaagctggagtttTTGTTGATTACTTTTCTGTCCAACTCGTTTCATCACCAACCTGATCTATCTCACTTTCCCCTGGAAACAAGGGCTGTCCGTCACTCAGCTCCCCGAGGATGCACCCCACAGACCACATGTCCACTGCCTTTCCATAGGGAGCcctgagaaagagacaaaagagagtGTCAATGATGGCTTGTGACGACTTTGGCAACAAAACAGCGGGAGTGATGATGGCGGAGAGGAGACTGAGGATGATAGGGGTGAAAATGAAGTCACCAAAATGAATAGGAGATGATTATGAGAGGGATGGCGATGGGGGTGACGTTAtcagtggtggtggtgcagTAAAACGAAATGATGGATTCTGCATTTCTGATGGAGATGATCATAAAGAAGATGGTCATTTCTGAGGAAACGGCGCTGAGGAGTCTGGTGAGAAATGGTGAGAGATCTggcagcagagaagcagaggagcgGTGGTGTTGGAGGGAGAGAGTATTTGAGTGGGCGGTATTCAAACGCTGTCTCAATAAATGTTCCAGGGCATTTACTAAATCAGGCTACAGCAGTGAGGCTAGATGACGCTCAGCTGTCTTCGAGCTAGAGTGGACATTCAAT contains:
- the cdkl5 gene encoding cyclin-dependent kinase-like 5 isoform X3 translates to MNKFEVLGIVGEGAYGVVLKCRHKDTNELVAIKKFKDSEENEEVKETTLRELKMLRTLKQDNIVELKEAFRRRGKLYLVFEYVERNMLELLEELPNGAPPDKVRSYIYQLIKAINWCHKNEIVHRDIKPENLLISSEDVLKLCDFGFARNLSEGTDANYTEYVATRWYRSPELLLGAPYGKAVDMWSVGCILGELSDGQPLFPGESEIDQLFTIQKVLGPLPAEQMKLFYNNPRFHGIRFPSVTHPQTLERRYQGILSGLMLDLMKNLLLLNPTERYLTEQSLNHPAFQPLRQAERERPPPASPNPPRSSKRKTHHHGENTVPTRSHTKSTSRRSNSKECSSLPRHGDLHHLSNKSFLNGNKPPPSSLSPTLHPKGQYMSQTLNRSASSNKDLANNNLPHLLSPKEAKGKTEFDFSLGPSPKLPDQGHGAKYGHGKPSSSRAQQQQQQQQQQAGRHNFLEGKTNTLQSGAEKQHRHAHSMADSAHGSMSSSSKSSASYLSLSKSHSALSDAKSVGNLSDGRLHPDDPNSNTTAGVGPGARFFPTSCLDLNAPSGPPGPPGSPSTRHSDRSGHSPASRSSGNVRMESSTLDSSSRHKSRHKSLAPEEAGAPELLDPGGGGMPSTHTLPSPHESYHYGLGYTSPFSSQQRPQRHSMYVRRERHRPHGVEGGMAGLPPPGQAIPTRASSLQLLSPQLQHRTTLTGHSVSSSREDCTDDMTRVGMYHDPHGEDGGSSKENRMIFTESMPRRVGSFYRVPSPRPDNSSSFHDGVGQGRGPVVPVGPVDPVAMANHAKRQTAFDWTAAEAMVMNPPEPTKEKEKQGFFRAIKKKKKKTQITDMEDGRNPSIKKSLFPLFSSKNSLKHNSAVKVLPVVASPMVQHQPPAPYPASPVPGNGQEHLSLQRSSKSSSHHGSRRKNRERSRDRDREREQSRDRDRDRERERERERERERERERERERGRDRERVNDWPPDKPVDSHSQSQPLKSLRRLLHLSPSSSNQGQPPPPPPPDLRFQAPLPNPPQPSSKAGYSEGRGHADSRGHAGVSSSAQAKSRKASYPLPGQIESSWHVSALQRAEGAQFTPEQLGIKPGQNGPTFTRASRTRMPNLNDLKETAL
- the cdkl5 gene encoding cyclin-dependent kinase-like 5 isoform X1, encoding MNKFEVLGIVGEGAYGVVLKCRHKDTNELVAIKKFKDSEENEEVKETTLRELKMLRTLKQDNIVELKEAFRRRGKLYLVFEYVERNMLELLEELPNGAPPDKVRSYIYQLIKAINWCHKNEIVHRDIKPENLLISSEDVLKLCDFGFARNLSEGTDANYTEYVATRWYRSPELLLGAPYGKAVDMWSVGCILGELSDGQPLFPGESEIDQLFTIQKVLGPLPAEQMKLFYNNPRFHGIRFPSVTHPQTLERRYQGILSGLMLDLMKNLLLLNPTERYLTEQSLNHPAFQPLRQAERERPPPASPNPPRSSKRKTHHHGENTVPTRSHTKSTSRRSNSKECSSLPRHGDLHHLSNKSFLNGNKPPPSSLSPTLHPKGQYMSQTLNRSASSNKDLANNNLPHLLSPKEAKGKTEFDFSLGPSPKLPDQGHGAKYGHGKPSSSRAQQQQQQQQQQAGRHNFLEGKTNTLQSGAEKQHRHAHSMADSAHGSMSSSSKSSASYLSLSKSHSALSDAKSVGNLSDGRLHPDDPNSNTTAGVGPGARFFPTSCLDLNAPSGPPGPPGSPSTRHSDRSGHSPASRSSGNVRMESSTLDSSSRHKSRHKSLAPEEAGAPELLDPGGGGMPSTHTLPSPHESYHYGLGYTSPFSSQQRPQRHSMYVRRERHRPHGVEGGMAGLPPPGQAIPTRASSLQLLSPQLQHRTTLTGHSVSSSREDCTDDMTRSEQSPKDMSHPCAPIKDSTRDNTAAFHTQRSKNEVGMYHDPHGEDGGSSKENRMIFTESMPRRVGSFYRVPSPRPDNSSSFHDGVGQGRGPVVPVGPVDPVAMANHAKRQTAFDWTAAEAMVMNPPEPTKEKEKQGFFRAIKKKKKKTQITDMEDGRNPSIKKSLFPLFSSKNSLKHNSAVKVLPVVASPMVQHQPPAPYPASPVPGNGQEHLSLQRSSKSSSHHGSRRKNRERSRDRDREREQSRDRDRDRERERERERERERERERERERGRDRERVNDWPPDKPVDSHSQSQPLKSLRRLLHLSPSSSNQGQPPPPPPPDLRFQAPLPNPPQPSSKAGYSEGRGHADSRGHAGVSSSAQAKSRKASYPLPGQIESSWHVSALQRAEGAQFTPEQLGIKPGQNGPTFTRASRTRMPNLNDLKETAL